Proteins encoded by one window of Cystobacter ferrugineus:
- a CDS encoding DUF697 domain-containing protein, with the protein MNAENAARHWVEESATRAAAAGAIPLPIPGAHTALTSAIEAYMIYHVAGIYGETLTLGEALALVPTLGAGIVTRTVATAVLGETVGQIPLVGWLIKGAASGGTAFAMGIAAVTYFERKYPKREATPFETASLKDWVKAALAQLGFRLS; encoded by the coding sequence ATGAACGCGGAGAATGCGGCACGTCACTGGGTCGAGGAGAGCGCGACGCGCGCGGCGGCGGCGGGAGCCATCCCGCTGCCCATCCCGGGGGCGCACACGGCGCTCACGTCGGCCATCGAGGCCTACATGATCTACCACGTAGCCGGCATCTACGGAGAGACGCTCACGCTCGGCGAGGCGCTCGCGCTCGTGCCCACGCTGGGCGCGGGCATCGTCACGCGCACGGTGGCCACCGCGGTGTTGGGTGAGACGGTGGGACAGATTCCCCTCGTGGGCTGGCTGATCAAGGGCGCGGCGAGTGGCGGCACCGCCTTCGCCATGGGCATCGCCGCGGTGACCTACTTCGAGAGGAAGTACCCCAAGCGCGAGGCCACCCCGTTCGAGACCGCGTCCCTCAAGGATTGGGTGAAGGCCGCCCTGGCGCAGCTGGGCTTCCGGCTCTCCTGA
- a CDS encoding amidohydrolase family protein, translated as MPRDTGASDRRYLLKGGAVLSMDPQVGNFAQGDVLIEGKRIVAVGARLNAPGAAIIDAAGMIVMPGFVDTHHHQYQTALRSFLSDGLLFNDGLPHGEKNYLDYIHTKITPVFRPQDAYLAELVSSLSQLDAGVTTVVDTSQVGHTPAHTDAVIQGLQDAGRRAVFVYSPGVGPGNIFPGDLQRIRGQYFSSTDQLLTLAMGGEVFDSSFRTYWAIGRQNDLPIVTHLVGSLDQATLVEQLASENLLGPDLVFIHASRISEGSWRAIAQSGASVSIAAPIEMAMRHGLPPIQSALDHGVQPALSTDVECTMTADFFTQMRTVFTLQRALINERAINGETNLPELLTCRDVIRFATVEGARVARLSHKIGSLTPGKEADILLLRADALNVAPLNNVPGAVVTLMDRGNVDTVIVAGRIRKWRGSLVDVNWAPLRAALEASRDYLLQAAGVQRVLF; from the coding sequence ATGCCAAGGGACACCGGTGCGTCGGACCGGCGCTACCTGCTCAAGGGCGGCGCGGTCCTCAGCATGGATCCCCAGGTGGGAAACTTCGCCCAGGGCGACGTGCTCATCGAGGGCAAGCGGATCGTCGCGGTGGGGGCCCGGCTGAACGCTCCCGGTGCGGCGATCATCGATGCCGCGGGCATGATCGTCATGCCCGGGTTCGTGGACACCCACCACCATCAATACCAGACCGCGCTGCGCAGCTTCCTGTCCGACGGCCTGCTGTTCAACGATGGGCTGCCGCACGGCGAGAAGAATTACCTCGACTACATCCACACCAAGATCACGCCGGTCTTCAGGCCTCAGGATGCCTACCTCGCCGAGCTCGTCTCGTCGCTCAGCCAGTTGGACGCCGGGGTGACCACGGTCGTCGATACGTCGCAGGTGGGACATACTCCGGCGCACACCGATGCGGTCATCCAGGGGCTTCAGGACGCGGGCCGCCGCGCGGTCTTCGTGTATTCACCGGGAGTGGGTCCCGGCAACATCTTCCCGGGGGATCTCCAGCGGATCCGTGGCCAGTACTTCTCCTCGACCGATCAGCTCCTGACCCTGGCGATGGGCGGGGAGGTGTTCGACTCCTCGTTCCGGACCTATTGGGCGATCGGGCGTCAGAATGACCTGCCCATCGTGACGCACCTCGTCGGCAGCCTCGACCAGGCCACGCTGGTGGAGCAGCTCGCGAGCGAGAACCTGCTCGGGCCCGACCTCGTCTTCATCCACGCCAGCCGCATCTCGGAGGGCTCCTGGCGGGCGATCGCCCAATCGGGGGCGAGCGTCTCGATCGCGGCCCCGATCGAGATGGCCATGCGGCACGGCCTGCCGCCGATCCAGTCCGCGCTCGATCATGGCGTCCAGCCCGCGCTCAGCACGGATGTCGAGTGCACCATGACCGCGGACTTCTTCACCCAGATGCGGACCGTCTTCACGCTCCAGCGGGCGCTCATCAACGAGCGCGCGATCAACGGCGAGACGAACCTGCCCGAGCTCCTCACGTGCCGCGATGTGATTCGCTTCGCCACGGTCGAGGGGGCCCGGGTGGCCCGCCTCTCCCACAAGATCGGCTCGCTGACTCCGGGCAAGGAGGCCGACATCCTCCTGCTGCGCGCGGATGCCCTCAACGTGGCCCCGCTCAACAATGTGCCGGGAGCCGTCGTCACGTTGATGGACCGCGGCAACGTGGACACGGTCATCGTCGCGGGACGGATCCGCAAGTGGCGAGGCTCCCTCGTCGACGTGAACTGGGCCCCCCTGCGCGCCGCGCTCGAAGCCTCCAGGGACTACCTGCTCCAGGCGGCGGGCGTCCAGCGCGTGCTCTTCTGA
- a CDS encoding trifunctional serine/threonine-protein kinase/ATP-binding protein/sensor histidine kinase, which produces MLNLPGYTLRRPIRATDSNLLFQAVREADGAPVIIKTPVGPSGPREDERYRREHNILRRLMGVRGVTRPQGCERVNGRPVLVLEEVQGVALSEAVGRPFEPARFLELAVSLTSTLAEIHLRGVIHKDIKPSNIIVTPSGEPRIIDFGAATLQRTEHVDAAPTHLLEGTLPYMSPEQTGRMNRVVDYRTDFYSLGVTFYELLTGVRPFQGRDALEWFHAHMAHLPRPPHELVASVPPVLSAIVMRCLAKVAEERYQSAEGLRHDLAECGEYLRRGALELFVLGKRDIPSRFQLPQRLYGRDTHVATLLQGFERIARGGRPELILVRGYSGIGKSSVVHELHKPVVQRRGFFLSGKFDQLQRDVPYATLAQAIQGLVRQLLAGTDEEVVRWRERLREALQGNGQVLVDLVPQLTLLLGPQPAAPGLPPAEAQHRFKQVFLRFLGVFATAEHPLVMFLDDLQWADLASLRLLQSLLTAEEAPAALWIGAYRDNEVSPSHPLMMTLGEVHEAKVAVTDLQLAPLSLEQLQHLVGDALPGAGAEVILPLSEQVYEKTGGNPFFLLQLMQALHHDGLLGRTPGGGWRWDAEGVRARGYSDNIVDFMARNLHQLPASTQHLLPLAACVGNSFSLGMLALVAGLEADEVERGLEPALQESLVVRSASEQYRFLHDRIQQAAHALIPEGERQAIHVRIGRLLLERLSTEEVRERLFEIVSQLNTGLELISGHEERHHLARLNAEAGWKARASSAHGSAAAYLAMAFSLIPGDPWVLDPALAFKVRLDRASSELMSGNLAEARRLLEELCSRARNRADIAAAYTLRYEVHLISGEIEASVTCLLEGLGLLGMPMSAHPSWEEAVAAREEVQALLGGRCIESLVELPLMTDADMKQVMSVLGRLFPSAYFTDNNLLVLHVCRMVSLSLRYGNTNESAIGYSSLGILLGTFFKSYQEGYAYGVLARALVDRYDLTQERVRALFNLEMISYWCRPLAEAHAHALNAFQHAVQSNDYLFACYIVGHVVWNRQAMGHPLDDVYQDAIARMDFMRKTGFVGVVDTTLIVLRYMQTLRGHSPTFGTLDGEGFDEKALEASLSPAHMSSMVCQYWVSKMQARFMCGSHAEAREAGDRAAAFIWSFIGIIPLLDFHLFRALTLVACCEGATEEERRRYLEAAEAHGRQLEEWACNCPETFRALERLVFAELARVRGHLEQALPAYEEALRSARDHGFIHHVALVCELAANFYRKRQAPFIAEAYARQAREAYAQWGAQGKVKQLDALWPSLVSPAAPTSGTLTSSSESREIDALTVLKAQQAISSEIVLERLVSTLIRVATENAGAQRGALLLPRGDKLEVVVDTEASDGTRAALPWTILSYVRRTHEHVLIGDAAAPHPFSGEPYLEHSGARSVLCLPLMRQESLSGVMYLENRFASGAFTPERILLLGQLASQAAISIENARLYAELQRTEAALRGANDELERRVEERTRELKQAQAQLVDTARAAGMAEVASDVLHNVGNVLTSAVINLDQMRSGVAASRFDRAAQLSALLKEHQADLVGFLTRDPRGRVLPDYLRALTEEFRQERLQLQTNLNEMGLHLEHIHAIIRVQQDYAKTSLILSEWELTQLIEDSLRFQMAMLRRHGVSVTREFTDAPRMQVDKHKVLQILINLLSNAKDAMAEVPEGRRHLCVRLTVQGSVARIQVVDSGKGFARELHKQLFALGFTTREEGHGFGLHSSALAAQVMGGRLLLESEGPGKGATATLELPLSRPR; this is translated from the coding sequence ATGTTGAACCTTCCAGGCTACACGCTCCGTCGTCCGATCCGCGCCACCGACTCGAACCTGCTGTTCCAGGCGGTGCGCGAGGCGGATGGTGCGCCGGTCATCATCAAGACGCCCGTGGGCCCCTCTGGCCCGCGCGAGGACGAGCGGTACCGCCGGGAGCACAACATCCTGCGGAGGCTGATGGGCGTGCGCGGCGTCACCCGGCCCCAGGGTTGCGAGCGGGTCAACGGCCGCCCCGTCCTGGTGCTGGAGGAGGTGCAGGGAGTGGCCCTCTCCGAGGCGGTGGGCCGGCCCTTCGAACCCGCCCGCTTCCTCGAGCTGGCCGTCTCCCTGACCTCGACCCTGGCGGAGATTCACCTCCGGGGAGTCATCCACAAGGACATCAAGCCCTCCAACATCATCGTCACGCCCTCGGGCGAGCCGCGCATCATCGACTTTGGCGCCGCCACCCTCCAGCGCACCGAGCATGTGGACGCGGCGCCGACCCACCTGCTCGAGGGAACGCTGCCCTACATGTCCCCGGAGCAAACCGGGCGCATGAACCGCGTGGTGGACTACCGCACCGACTTCTACTCGCTGGGCGTGACGTTCTACGAGCTGCTCACGGGCGTGCGGCCGTTCCAGGGACGTGACGCGCTCGAGTGGTTCCATGCGCACATGGCCCATCTGCCGAGGCCGCCGCACGAACTCGTCGCCAGCGTCCCGCCCGTGCTGTCCGCGATCGTGATGCGGTGCCTGGCCAAGGTCGCCGAGGAGCGCTACCAGAGCGCCGAGGGGCTGCGGCACGACCTCGCGGAGTGCGGGGAGTACCTGCGCCGGGGCGCGCTCGAGCTCTTCGTGTTGGGCAAGCGGGACATCCCCAGCCGCTTCCAGCTCCCCCAGCGGCTCTACGGGCGAGACACCCACGTCGCCACCCTGCTCCAGGGCTTCGAGCGAATCGCGCGCGGAGGCCGGCCCGAGCTCATCCTGGTCCGCGGCTACTCCGGTATCGGCAAGTCGTCGGTGGTCCACGAGCTGCACAAGCCCGTGGTTCAGCGGCGCGGGTTCTTCCTGAGCGGCAAGTTCGATCAGCTCCAGCGGGATGTTCCCTACGCCACCCTGGCCCAGGCCATCCAGGGGTTGGTGCGCCAGTTGCTGGCGGGCACCGACGAGGAGGTGGTCCGGTGGCGAGAGCGCCTGCGGGAGGCCCTCCAGGGCAACGGCCAGGTCCTCGTGGATCTGGTTCCACAGCTCACGCTCCTCCTGGGCCCGCAGCCGGCGGCCCCGGGGCTTCCGCCCGCCGAGGCACAGCACCGCTTCAAGCAGGTGTTCCTCCGCTTCCTCGGCGTCTTCGCCACCGCCGAGCACCCGCTCGTCATGTTCCTGGATGACTTGCAGTGGGCGGACCTGGCCAGCCTCCGACTCCTCCAGTCCCTGCTCACCGCGGAGGAGGCGCCAGCGGCGCTGTGGATCGGAGCCTACCGGGACAACGAGGTCAGCCCCTCCCACCCGCTGATGATGACGCTCGGGGAGGTGCACGAGGCGAAGGTCGCGGTGACCGACCTCCAGCTCGCGCCGCTGAGCCTGGAGCAGCTCCAGCACCTCGTGGGCGATGCGCTCCCGGGCGCGGGGGCGGAGGTCATCCTGCCCCTGTCGGAACAGGTGTACGAGAAGACGGGCGGCAACCCGTTCTTCCTCCTGCAGTTGATGCAGGCGTTGCACCACGATGGCCTCCTCGGCCGCACGCCCGGAGGAGGCTGGCGCTGGGATGCCGAGGGCGTCCGGGCCCGCGGGTACTCCGACAACATCGTCGACTTCATGGCTCGCAACCTGCACCAGCTTCCCGCGAGCACCCAGCACCTGCTCCCCCTGGCGGCGTGCGTGGGCAACAGCTTCTCACTCGGGATGCTGGCCCTCGTCGCCGGCCTGGAGGCGGACGAGGTGGAGCGGGGCCTCGAGCCGGCGCTCCAGGAGAGCCTGGTGGTGCGCAGCGCCTCGGAGCAGTACCGGTTCCTGCATGATCGCATCCAGCAGGCGGCGCATGCCCTCATCCCCGAAGGCGAGCGCCAGGCGATCCACGTGCGCATCGGGCGCCTGTTGCTGGAGCGCCTGTCCACCGAGGAGGTGCGCGAGAGGCTCTTCGAGATCGTGAGCCAGCTCAACACCGGGTTGGAGCTCATCAGCGGCCACGAGGAGCGCCACCACCTCGCGCGCCTGAACGCCGAGGCGGGCTGGAAGGCCCGGGCCTCCAGCGCGCACGGCTCGGCCGCCGCCTATCTCGCCATGGCCTTCTCGCTCATCCCGGGCGATCCCTGGGTGCTGGATCCCGCGCTGGCCTTCAAGGTGCGGCTGGATCGGGCGAGCAGCGAGCTCATGAGCGGCAATCTCGCCGAGGCCCGCCGCCTGCTGGAGGAGCTGTGCTCGCGGGCACGGAACCGGGCGGACATCGCCGCCGCCTACACCTTGAGGTATGAGGTGCACCTCATCTCCGGCGAGATCGAGGCCTCCGTCACCTGCCTCCTGGAGGGATTGGGCCTGCTGGGCATGCCGATGTCCGCGCATCCCTCCTGGGAGGAGGCCGTGGCCGCCCGGGAGGAGGTCCAGGCCCTGCTGGGTGGCCGTTGCATCGAGAGCCTCGTCGAGCTGCCGCTGATGACGGACGCGGACATGAAGCAGGTGATGAGCGTCCTGGGCCGCCTCTTCCCATCCGCCTACTTCACCGACAACAACCTGCTCGTCCTCCATGTCTGCCGGATGGTCTCCCTGAGCCTGCGCTACGGCAACACCAACGAGTCGGCGATCGGGTACAGCTCGCTCGGCATCCTGCTCGGGACGTTCTTCAAGAGCTATCAGGAGGGCTATGCCTATGGCGTGCTCGCCCGCGCGCTCGTCGATCGGTACGACCTGACCCAGGAGCGGGTCCGGGCGCTCTTCAACCTGGAGATGATCAGCTACTGGTGCCGGCCCCTGGCCGAGGCGCACGCGCACGCGCTGAATGCCTTCCAGCACGCGGTCCAGAGCAACGACTACCTGTTCGCCTGTTACATCGTCGGCCATGTCGTCTGGAACCGGCAGGCCATGGGGCACCCCCTGGATGACGTCTACCAGGACGCGATCGCCCGGATGGACTTCATGCGCAAGACGGGCTTCGTGGGGGTGGTGGATACCACCCTCATCGTCCTGCGCTACATGCAGACACTGCGGGGCCACTCGCCCACGTTCGGCACGCTGGATGGGGAGGGGTTCGACGAGAAGGCCCTCGAGGCCTCGTTGTCGCCGGCCCACATGAGCAGCATGGTGTGCCAGTACTGGGTTTCCAAGATGCAGGCGCGCTTCATGTGCGGCTCCCACGCGGAGGCCCGTGAGGCGGGGGACAGGGCGGCGGCGTTCATCTGGTCCTTCATCGGCATCATCCCCCTCCTGGACTTCCACCTCTTCCGTGCCCTCACCCTGGTCGCGTGCTGCGAGGGCGCGACGGAGGAGGAGCGGCGGCGCTACCTCGAGGCCGCCGAGGCGCACGGGCGACAACTCGAGGAGTGGGCATGCAACTGCCCCGAGACCTTCCGCGCGCTCGAGCGGCTGGTCTTCGCGGAACTGGCCCGCGTCCGGGGCCACCTGGAGCAGGCGCTCCCCGCGTACGAGGAGGCCCTTCGCTCGGCCCGCGACCACGGCTTCATCCACCACGTGGCCTTGGTGTGCGAGCTGGCGGCGAACTTCTACCGCAAGCGGCAGGCCCCCTTCATCGCGGAGGCCTACGCGCGCCAGGCCCGGGAGGCGTACGCGCAGTGGGGAGCCCAGGGCAAGGTCAAGCAGTTGGACGCCCTGTGGCCGTCCCTGGTGAGCCCGGCGGCACCCACGAGTGGCACCCTCACCTCCTCCTCGGAGTCCCGGGAGATCGACGCGCTCACCGTGCTCAAGGCCCAGCAGGCCATCTCCAGCGAGATCGTCCTCGAGCGGCTGGTGTCCACGCTCATTCGGGTCGCCACCGAGAACGCGGGGGCCCAGCGGGGAGCCCTGCTGCTGCCGCGCGGTGACAAGCTCGAGGTCGTGGTCGACACGGAGGCCTCGGACGGCACGCGGGCCGCTCTGCCCTGGACGATTCTCTCCTACGTCCGGCGCACGCACGAGCATGTGCTCATTGGCGACGCGGCGGCGCCTCACCCGTTCTCGGGCGAGCCCTACCTCGAGCACAGCGGAGCCAGGTCCGTGCTCTGCCTGCCGCTGATGCGCCAGGAGTCGCTGTCGGGAGTGATGTACCTGGAGAACCGGTTCGCCTCCGGGGCGTTCACGCCGGAGCGCATCCTGTTGCTGGGGCAGCTCGCCTCGCAGGCCGCCATCTCCATCGAGAACGCCCGGCTGTACGCGGAGCTCCAGCGCACCGAGGCCGCCCTGCGCGGCGCCAACGACGAGCTGGAGCGGCGGGTGGAGGAGCGCACGCGCGAACTCAAGCAGGCCCAGGCCCAGTTGGTGGACACGGCCCGTGCGGCGGGCATGGCCGAGGTCGCCTCGGACGTGCTGCACAACGTGGGCAACGTCCTCACCAGCGCCGTCATCAACCTGGATCAGATGCGCTCCGGGGTCGCGGCCTCGCGTTTCGACCGGGCGGCGCAACTCTCCGCCCTGCTCAAGGAGCACCAGGCGGACCTGGTGGGCTTCCTGACGCGCGACCCGAGGGGCCGCGTCCTGCCGGACTACCTGCGGGCACTCACCGAGGAGTTCCGTCAGGAGCGGCTCCAACTCCAGACGAACCTGAACGAGATGGGTCTGCACCTCGAGCACATCCACGCCATCATCCGGGTGCAGCAGGACTACGCCAAGACGTCACTCATCCTCAGTGAGTGGGAGCTCACCCAGCTCATCGAGGACAGCCTGCGCTTCCAGATGGCCATGCTGCGGCGCCACGGTGTTTCCGTGACGCGCGAGTTCACCGACGCCCCCAGGATGCAGGTGGACAAGCACAAGGTGCTGCAGATCCTCATCAACCTCCTGAGCAACGCCAAGGACGCCATGGCCGAGGTCCCCGAGGGGCGACGTCACCTGTGCGTGCGGCTCACGGTTCAGGGGAGCGTGGCCCGGATCCAGGTGGTGGACAGCGGCAAGGGCTTCGCGCGGGAACTCCACAAGCAACTCTTCGCGCTCGGCTTCACCACCCGCGAGGAGGGGCACGGCTTTGGCCTGCACTCGAGCGCGCTGGCGGCGCAGGTGATGGGGGGCCGCCTGCTACTGGAGAGCGAAGGCCCCGGCAAGGGCGCCACGGCCACGCTCGAGCTCCCACTCTCGCGGCCTCGCTGA
- a CDS encoding phospholipase D-like domain-containing protein: MNAAEIDAILSATLQDRTLTRTEKQALQAVLDDRKASDAVLALFRSRAFELARDAVSDFEARAVITWLEDTVKTLLPARDSSQVEAHFSPGEGPLNTIIRLLGEARGCADVCVFTITDDRITRALQAAHARGVRLRVVSDDDKALDLGSDIHRLLMADIPVRLDRTEAHMHHKFAVFDRRRLLTGSYNWTRSAAEANHENVVVSDDPRLVQPFCRAFDELWSSLE; encoded by the coding sequence ATGAACGCCGCCGAGATCGACGCCATCCTCTCCGCCACCCTGCAGGACCGTACGCTCACGCGCACGGAGAAGCAGGCACTCCAGGCGGTGCTGGACGACCGCAAGGCGAGCGACGCCGTGCTGGCGCTCTTCCGCTCGCGCGCGTTCGAGCTGGCGCGGGATGCCGTCTCCGACTTCGAGGCCCGTGCCGTCATCACCTGGCTGGAGGACACGGTGAAGACCCTGCTGCCCGCGCGGGACTCGAGTCAGGTGGAGGCCCATTTCAGTCCGGGCGAGGGCCCCCTGAACACGATCATCCGGCTGCTGGGCGAGGCCCGGGGATGCGCGGACGTCTGTGTCTTCACCATCACCGATGATCGCATCACCCGGGCGCTCCAGGCGGCCCACGCGCGCGGCGTGCGGCTGCGCGTGGTGTCGGATGACGACAAGGCGCTCGATCTCGGCTCGGACATCCACCGCCTGCTCATGGCGGACATCCCCGTCCGGTTGGATCGGACGGAGGCGCACATGCACCACAAGTTCGCCGTGTTCGACCGGCGCCGCCTGCTCACCGGCAGCTACAACTGGACGCGCTCGGCGGCGGAGGCCAACCACGAGAACGTGGTCGTCTCCGATGATCCCCGGCTCGTGCAGCCCTTCTGCCGCGCCTTCGATGAGCTGTGGTCGTCCCTGGAGTAG
- a CDS encoding double-CXXCG motif protein has translation MRYFKLEEDRSAGYTGNVDGMHKWRLPGILGCPTCKATWSDNSKAYPSVDLTPIASLADFEEARPEPIEEYERLCELVRPLLPPGAVLTPGATFGPLVGKAHGRFGQFVTPVPWWPLVQREAFEKLQAEGLPGLQGCPTQLRFRQRASPVLLELELLSVGRAHSDCLPSNGKPPCPRCGRLGLSLPKHLVLDAASLPNHRDAFRLEDFSTVVVCTERFVDTCLRLGLDGVTFHPLPTK, from the coding sequence ATGCGATATTTCAAACTCGAGGAAGACAGGTCCGCGGGCTACACGGGCAACGTTGACGGCATGCACAAGTGGCGGCTTCCGGGCATTCTCGGTTGCCCTACCTGCAAGGCCACCTGGAGTGACAATTCCAAAGCATACCCCTCGGTAGACCTCACACCCATTGCATCCCTGGCTGACTTCGAAGAAGCGCGGCCCGAGCCCATCGAGGAGTATGAACGGCTGTGCGAGTTGGTGCGCCCACTCCTCCCACCAGGAGCAGTGCTGACACCCGGTGCAACCTTTGGCCCACTCGTGGGCAAGGCTCACGGCCGCTTCGGGCAGTTCGTGACTCCAGTTCCTTGGTGGCCGCTCGTGCAGCGCGAGGCGTTCGAGAAACTCCAAGCCGAGGGCCTGCCAGGTCTTCAGGGCTGTCCCACCCAATTGCGCTTCCGCCAGCGCGCCTCGCCCGTGCTGCTCGAGTTGGAGTTACTCTCCGTGGGCCGAGCGCACTCAGATTGCCTGCCCTCCAACGGTAAACCGCCGTGCCCTCGCTGTGGTCGTTTGGGTCTCTCCCTGCCCAAGCACCTCGTGCTGGATGCTGCCTCCCTGCCCAACCACCGGGACGCCTTCCGGCTGGAGGATTTCTCCACTGTTGTCGTCTGCACCGAGCGCTTCGTCGACACCTGCCTGCGCCTGGGGCTCGACGGCGTGACCTTCCACCCCCTGCCCACGAAATGA
- a CDS encoding TIGR02269 family lipoprotein, giving the protein MLLAACATSTPTLREDDEAPAAVSSWEEARADPSCVVPLCDGERCALWRCRDLVEEDAVSSVVLARGPMPQAMRPPLVGNPSRWWGRSLAAPSYQEPILEIPWHNWKTREQVEKQRKHPLACMLPAEPLEKHHIFPQQQKLAEWFRGKGIDIHAFTVSLPITFHRWLHSEGPEGGQWNEAWRRFQGQNPGATPEEIWQFAFELMFLFKVNAPLVPYCQD; this is encoded by the coding sequence GTGCTGCTGGCCGCTTGTGCTACCTCAACGCCAACTCTGCGCGAGGACGACGAAGCACCCGCGGCGGTGTCCTCGTGGGAAGAGGCCCGCGCGGATCCGAGCTGCGTGGTGCCACTGTGCGACGGCGAGCGCTGCGCCCTCTGGCGCTGCCGAGACCTGGTGGAGGAGGACGCCGTCTCTTCCGTGGTTCTGGCGCGCGGGCCCATGCCCCAGGCAATGCGCCCTCCGCTGGTGGGAAATCCCAGCCGCTGGTGGGGCCGCTCCCTGGCCGCGCCCTCCTACCAAGAACCCATCCTCGAAATACCCTGGCACAACTGGAAGACCCGCGAGCAAGTCGAAAAGCAACGAAAGCACCCGCTCGCGTGCATGCTTCCGGCCGAGCCCCTCGAAAAGCACCACATCTTCCCGCAGCAGCAAAAATTGGCCGAGTGGTTCAGGGGCAAGGGGATCGACATTCACGCCTTCACCGTCAGCCTTCCCATCACATTCCACCGATGGCTCCACAGTGAAGGGCCCGAGGGCGGCCAGTGGAACGAGGCGTGGCGTCGGTTCCAGGGGCAGAACCCAGGGGCCACTCCGGAGGAGATCTGGCAGTTCGCGTTCGAACTCATGTTCTTGTTCAAAGTGAATGCCCCACTCGTGCCCTATTGTCAGGACTGA
- a CDS encoding pyridoxal phosphate-dependent decarboxylase family protein, translating into MHEPDEPGDDLEALADVARREGLWFHVDGALGALAALSPRLRPVLRGMERADSLAFDLHKWMHIPFEAGCVLVRSEAAHRRAFAYQTEYLAQMTRGLAARPSMFSEYGVQLSRGFRALKVWMSLKAHGAAKYGRLIEQNVEQARALGLRVDAEPELQRLAPVSLDIVCFRYVGRGAPDEARLDAWNRELLCRLHESGVAVPSYTTLGGRYCLRVCFNNHRTRREDIELFVQEVLRLGREIAMASPMASGS; encoded by the coding sequence ATGCACGAGCCGGACGAGCCCGGGGATGATCTGGAGGCGCTCGCCGACGTGGCACGGCGCGAGGGCTTGTGGTTCCACGTGGATGGGGCGCTCGGCGCGCTCGCGGCGCTCTCTCCCAGGCTGCGCCCGGTCCTGCGCGGTATGGAGCGCGCGGACTCGCTCGCCTTCGACCTGCACAAGTGGATGCACATTCCCTTCGAGGCCGGATGCGTCCTCGTCCGCTCCGAGGCCGCCCACCGCCGGGCCTTCGCCTACCAGACGGAGTACCTCGCGCAGATGACCCGCGGGCTCGCGGCGCGCCCGTCCATGTTCAGCGAGTATGGCGTGCAGCTCTCCCGGGGCTTCCGCGCGCTCAAGGTGTGGATGAGCCTCAAGGCGCACGGGGCCGCGAAGTATGGCCGCCTCATCGAGCAGAACGTGGAGCAGGCGCGCGCGCTCGGGCTCCGGGTGGACGCGGAGCCGGAGCTCCAGCGGCTCGCGCCGGTGTCCCTCGACATCGTGTGCTTCCGGTACGTCGGCCGGGGCGCGCCCGACGAGGCCCGGCTCGATGCGTGGAATCGCGAGCTGCTCTGCCGCCTGCATGAGTCCGGCGTGGCGGTGCCCTCCTATACGACGCTCGGGGGGCGCTACTGCCTGCGCGTCTGCTTCAACAACCACCGCACCCGCCGGGAGGACATCGAGCTGTTCGTCCAGGAAGTGCTGCGGCTCGGCCGGGAGATCGCGATGGCAAGCCCCATGGCTTCGGGCTCATAA
- a CDS encoding isocitrate lyase/PEP mutase family protein gives MTKTADFRRLHQSGILLLANAWDAGSARLVESLGGKAVATTSAGVAWAWGYKDGHSLPLERLLQTASAITRAIDVPLTLDMERGFGNTPEEVAVAVISVARLGVAGINIEDADLPPENLVARITAIRAALKREGLDIFINARTDVYLRGLAPEGQRAAECIRRAGLYQEAGADGIFPAGMTDLGDIAAMVKGTRLPVNLMARPTLAPAAELEKLGVRRITAGSAISEAMYAHAARLAGGFLKDGLSAPVTAESMPYPRVNGLMKA, from the coding sequence ATGACCAAGACCGCCGACTTCCGCCGCCTGCATCAGTCCGGCATCCTGCTCCTGGCCAACGCCTGGGACGCCGGGAGCGCGCGCCTCGTCGAGAGCCTGGGCGGCAAGGCCGTCGCCACCACCAGCGCCGGGGTCGCCTGGGCCTGGGGCTACAAGGACGGCCACTCCCTGCCGCTCGAGCGCCTGCTGCAGACCGCCAGCGCCATCACCCGCGCCATCGATGTGCCCCTGACCCTCGACATGGAGCGCGGCTTCGGCAACACGCCGGAGGAAGTGGCCGTTGCCGTGATCTCCGTCGCGCGTCTGGGCGTCGCGGGCATCAACATCGAGGATGCCGACCTGCCGCCCGAAAACCTCGTCGCCCGCATCACAGCGATCCGCGCCGCCCTGAAGCGCGAAGGCCTCGACATCTTCATCAATGCCCGCACCGACGTCTATCTGCGCGGGCTTGCCCCCGAGGGCCAGCGCGCCGCCGAATGCATCCGCCGCGCCGGGCTCTATCAGGAGGCGGGCGCCGACGGCATCTTCCCCGCGGGCATGACCGACCTGGGGGATATCGCCGCCATGGTGAAGGGCACCCGCCTGCCGGTGAACCTCATGGCCCGCCCCACCCTCGCCCCCGCCGCCGAGTTGGAGAAGCTGGGAGTGCGGCGCATCACGGCGGGCAGCGCGATCTCCGAGGCCATGTACGCCCATGCGGCGCGGCTGGCGGGCGGTTTCCTGAAGGATGGGCTGTCGGCCCCGGTCACGGCCGAGTCGATGCCCTATCCGCGGGTGAACGGGCTGATGAAGGCCTGA